A region of Planctomycetota bacterium DNA encodes the following proteins:
- a CDS encoding twin-arginine translocase TatA/TatE family subunit, with the protein MHDFTLPLAFWMPTGWEWLIVGAVGLLLFGKRLPEVGRSLGKGIVEFKRGLKGVTDEIESESDKPAALPKPAQEPEARPYQAEKVENA; encoded by the coding sequence ATGCACGATTTCACGTTACCGCTCGCGTTCTGGATGCCCACCGGTTGGGAATGGCTCATCGTCGGGGCCGTCGGACTCTTGCTGTTCGGCAAACGTCTTCCCGAAGTCGGGCGATCCCTGGGCAAAGGCATCGTCGAGTTCAAACGCGGCCTCAAGGGCGTGACCGACGAGATCGAGTCTGAAAGCGACAAGCCTGCGGCACTTCCCAAACCCGCACAGGAACCCGAAGCCCGTCCCTACCAAGCCGAGAAGGTCGAAAACGCGTGA